In the Sphingomonas sp. LM7 genome, one interval contains:
- a CDS encoding class I SAM-dependent methyltransferase yields the protein MSFGTFIEPYESAQDITALRERLQSHIGCGYRAVSAAGPLLGQNRIFDRIVERIHTLDIDYEDQCSAQYYFDLVRTLRDFNGQFDRVVEVGVFMGGSTSYLAGCAESFDFDIDLVDVSASYLRFAYERARRLYPEAAKRMRLFHGDLPTYVREVMLEESDRRSIVHHDGCHEFNQVVKDMGSLYYARQNLLAVIAQDTHLRGSAKYLNFVDMALYAVFGLDLKFAPIGKVLSQHDPMTSPDQYHGNYFMAGVAEGVVLPMAANNFVYPHPAHAIDHLLPTQEEIAEIHAIYGDDVVMTWTAAAA from the coding sequence ATGAGCTTCGGAACCTTCATCGAGCCGTATGAAAGCGCGCAGGACATCACCGCGCTGCGCGAGCGCCTGCAGAGCCATATCGGCTGCGGCTATCGTGCGGTCTCGGCCGCCGGGCCGCTGCTGGGGCAGAACCGCATCTTCGACCGGATCGTCGAGAGGATTCACACGCTCGATATCGACTATGAGGACCAGTGCTCGGCCCAATATTATTTCGACCTCGTCCGCACGCTCCGCGACTTCAACGGCCAGTTCGACCGCGTCGTCGAAGTCGGCGTGTTCATGGGCGGTTCGACGTCGTACCTTGCAGGCTGCGCCGAGAGCTTCGACTTCGACATCGATCTGGTCGACGTCAGCGCCTCATACCTGCGCTTCGCCTATGAGCGTGCGCGGCGACTTTACCCCGAAGCGGCCAAGCGCATGCGCCTGTTCCACGGCGACTTGCCGACCTATGTCCGCGAAGTAATGCTCGAGGAGAGCGATCGCCGCTCGATCGTCCATCATGACGGCTGCCATGAGTTCAACCAGGTCGTGAAGGACATGGGGTCGCTCTATTATGCCCGGCAGAATCTGCTCGCGGTGATCGCGCAGGACACGCATCTGCGCGGGTCGGCCAAATATCTGAACTTCGTCGACATGGCCCTCTACGCCGTGTTCGGGCTGGACCTGAAGTTCGCACCGATCGGCAAGGTGCTGAGCCAGCACGATCCGATGACGTCGCCCGATCAGTATCACGGCAACTATTTCATGGCCGGTGTGGCCGAAGGCGTGGTGCTGCCGATGGCGGCGAACAATTTCGTCTATCCCCATCCCGCGCATGCGATCGACCATTTGCTGCCCACGCAGGAAGAAATCGCCGAGATCCACGCAATCTATGGCGACGATGTCGTGATGACCTGGACTGCCGCCGCCGCGTAG